In Salvelinus alpinus chromosome 30, SLU_Salpinus.1, whole genome shotgun sequence, a single genomic region encodes these proteins:
- the LOC139559894 gene encoding MAP6 domain-containing protein 1-like: protein MAWPCISRVCCLARFWNQFDKSDLSVPLTIQNYSDITDQEVQSVTRQVPTDRVLRHNYSTTEHRGSPQTPGDAPGTQRSMRGRREANFKPQEDYHQTGVPFSTVTQYKQDYKPWPIPKKENFPWISNGGKGGEVGSDSPVNINPNASQTRGDMGEREERGRQRWGEQGTVTATSSYRQEYRPWTGARPAKTTRKQRPPAPYASPGSGVSHLPNETSYQAAYNGGGEAFRHTELHQRDHTPSTSTADLLTPASTVPQNTVTPLQPYSIATTTPITTTAGLQQSSLPERPDLSIGTMGEEQLVRTKISPNPSAVFQSGSRIFNI from the exons ATGGCTTGGCCGTGCATAAGCAGAGTGTGCTGCCTGGCTCGGTTCTGGAACCAGTTTGATAAATCCGATCTTTCAGTGCCACTGACCATACAGAACTACTCGGACATCACCGACCAAGAGGTACAGTCCGTCACCAGGCAAGTACCGACGGACCGGGTTCTGAGGCACAACTATTCCACCACGGAACACCGCGGATCCCCCCAGACACCGGGAGATGCCCCGGGGACCCAGAGGTCAATGAGGGGCAGGAGGGAAGCCAACTTCAAACCCCAGGAAGACTACCACCAAACCGGTGTGCCTTTCTCCACTGTCACCCAGTACAAGCAGGATTACAAACCCTGGCCTATTCCGAAGAAGGAGAATTTCCCCTGGATTAGCAATGGCGGAAAAGGGGGTGAAGTTGGTTCGGATAGCCCCGTAAACATTAACCCCAATGCGAGCCAGACTAGAGgggacatgggggagagagaggagcggggcagacagaggtggggggagcAGGGGACGGTAACAGCCACAAGCTCTTACAG ACAGGAGTACAGGCCGTGGACGGGGGCAAGACCAGCCAAGACCACCAGAAAACAACGCCCCCCTGCCCCGTATGCCAGTCCCGGGTCGGGGGTCTCCCACCTCCCTAATGAGACCAGCTACCAAGCCGCCTACAACGGTGGCGGGGAGGCTTTCAGACACACAGAGCTTCACCAGAGGGACCATACTCCCAGCACCTCCACTGCTGACCTGCTGACCCCCGCCTCCACCGTCCCCCAAAACACCGTAACCCCACTCCAGCCCTACTCCATTGCCACTACCACCCCTATCACCACCACCGCCGGCCTCCAGCAGAGCAGCCTGCCAGAGAGACCTGACCTCAGTATAGGAACCATGGGAGAG